GTAATTTTTTGGGCAATACACTCACATTCTGTAAGGACCACTACCTGCATGTCTATAGTGGCGTTACACTTCCGCTTTTGAGAGGTCTGAGTTTAAGTCAATGGTAGAACATGCACGTATAAACCTTGTACCTAATTTTGTGTTAAAAGTATGGTTTGGAGCACTGAAACCATGACCAGTACCACAATAACATCTGCCTCAATAAAACTACAGCTGAAGTGAGAGTATTTTTCGTCAACTCCAATAGCTCTCTGGAGATCAACCATATCTCTACAATACACTAAACATGTAGCTACAGCCATCAGCCAGTGAGATTAGCTTGggataaagactggaaacaagccTGGCTTTGTCTGCCTACCAGTGCCTCCATATAAAACAAGATATTGGCATTGTCAGTGACTACAAATCTTTGGACTGAACAGAACAAAATGATTTGGAAAAGGTAGTGATTTGTATTTTGGGATCTATATGAGATTGCCAGACAACCAGTGGAAACAACTTATTAGATCAGAGCCAAGCTCACTTTTCCCAGTCTTTCtactaaactaaaataaccGGCTAATGGCTGTAGCTTAATACATAATGGGCAAATATGATGGTATCAATCAGTGGTACCAATCTTCTCATCGAAATGTCAAAATTTGCTTTTAATCTAAATATCCCATACATGACAAaactgtgaatacatttttagcTGAAAAGGGATATGTCGGACAAAGTTACAAAGTTACACTTTCACTGAACACCTTCTTTAAGAACtgttatacagtacagtaacaatatattatttatcatgTAATATGCCAACAGAATTTCACCTTTTAAGAGTTTTAATGCAAATGTCATACAGAATAggtaaaaagttgaaatttcaGTACTCACCCGTATCCGTTTATAGTTTTTAGTATTGAATCTGTTCATTCGCTGAGAAACCTGCACACACTCCTTCTCACAAGTTACTGCTGGTTTATCAGACTTTTGAGGGTGACAATAGTAGTGAGATAAGTTCCTTGCCAGCATCCTCTGACGGCATGTTATAACATGATGGTTCCTGAGTAAACAAGCTGTGGGTTAAGTGTGTCAAGTCTTCAAGATCACAGCTCTATGATAACTTTTAAAGCACCAGAGTCTACATTTTAGTGGAGTCTAGTGGAAcaagaaattgaatataatattcaaaagtatgtttatgtttatgttcagAGATGTTTCTatagtagcccagaacagataAACCAAACACTGATCTAGAGAggtctttttgtgttttacacAAGTTTAGTGAATACAATTTGTCATGGAGTGCTGTAAATTGTTTGATACTGCTGGATTGATAAATTGGaattcataatttaaaaaactgaattctTGTGAGAGAATGTGTTGAtgcaaatacatacatataagtTTACAGTTTGAAAACAAATAATTGCATACTTTTAAAGTAAAGGCACACATTTATATGTAtcttgtattatattatattgccAATTGTCTTCTGTACACTTCCATTACTCTAATTTACACAATGTCTATGTCAAACTAGGTCTTGTGGTCATTGAGACAAAATCAGCAACTCTATCAGGAGGCACCCTGATAGAGTTGCTATGGCAGCCAGGGCCAGATATGTgtttgcctgtctctctctgaatgGAGCAGAGGTAACTGTAGgtagaggaatggaggaaaagggCGCTGAGGTGTATTCCCAGACATTGTCCTCATCTGTAGACCAATTGACTAATTTCTATATGCTGTAGGTGTGTTGGACCCAACCATATTTGGGAATGGTTAACTTATGGCCTTATCTGTGTGGCTTACTATAagactattattatcattctccttgatcaagtaTCAATAAACCTTTTTGGCATAAGACATCTTGAACTCCTGTACACTTTCTCCActgatgtatgggctgcatatatgtataaaaatccACAACACTCAATTATTTTTCACTGACTAactcatctcatctcatatCAAGTCATCTTCTCTCTAAATGACTTACATTTTATCTGGCTAATGACCTGCAAAGATAAGCAAAGGTTTTCCTGCTACTTTACCACTTAGCATGCATCAATATGCAACGCACACATtctgcacacatgtacacaaaacTCCACTGCGTGAAGAGTCCGACCTTTGTCAGTTTGCTAACTTTATGGTCACTGACTCCCATGCAGCGGTGTAGTCCCCCTTCCTAGTCCTAAAGGTGTGTTTGCTAGAATCACTGGACTCTGATCTGGAGGTCCACCATTCATCAAACAATTTTATTAGagtacacacaaaacaaacatgcaggACCCAGCAGTGGCACTCAGGTCAAGAGTGACACCTGCTCTCAAAGACACTTTATATAGCAACAGTATAcgctgtgcatgtgtgaaactGTACAAATCGGCATCCATCTGTATGTGTTCATGTGCGTGTTGGCATAGATAAATGACTGATAATGATCCTGATGGTATCATAAAACTCTAAACGGTAGCCAAGACATTCAACTGCTTTAATGAACCAAATCAACAATTACAATGTTTTAACAAAGATGAACAATTAATATAGAAGACAGGTTTTTATTGGACACCCATTCCAAAAATAGCCTGAATATGACTATGCAAATGATTTGTAATATTTTGCATATAGgctatacaaacacacatatctaCATCTGGATAAATGGACTATCACAGACTTCATCATGCACACAGTATATAAATCAGACATATGATGATGTTTGTGTCATCAGGTGTTTTGTGACTAAGAATTCGCTTCATTCATCCATTTTAATTATAAAGAGATTTGATGAATGTCCAATATATATCACTAATGCTGGTAAAGTTGTAAAATGGTTTATAACAGTACAaaagtatgtgtttgtgaatgtacAGTAATGTAATGTTCATATGTTTAACAGGAGTAAGCCAACAATCAGTTTTTCCATCTGTCACTATGTGTATATTATTGAGGAGCTTCCTGACACACCCAGCTACTGTGGTCCATTGATAACCTCCAAACTCACCCAAAACATGACTCAAACACGGCATTAAATGGAGCTTGTGCATGATGACTATCCCAAGTTTGCATTCTGAAAGCACACATCAATACTCTTACTGTGTGCTTAAAAGAGGACAGTTATCCAGCCTCAGCCTGTGACAGGGACATCACTGTCTCACTCTGATAACATGGAGCAGCTTAATGTTTAGCCTaggttccacacacacacacacacacacacacacacacacacacacacacacacacacacacacatgggcgcacacacatatacacacacagcagagggaTTAGAAAGGCACAGAGACCCATATGCTGCCCAAGGATGGAGGCGAGAAAGCTAAATGCGAGGAAAACACAAGGTAATGATGACCAAGGTGAGAATTATGTCTGTTAATGACAGTTTTACATTATGTTTAACAGCTACAGAAGGCTGCACTTTATGGGTTGATCTGACATTTATTGCATCCTAATCTCAGTTGAAGTTAGTGAAGTTTCTGGAGGATTCAACGCTACCGTGGAACTTTTGttaattctattttattttgaggaGAAAGGGACAGTCAACCCAGTTAATTTGTCACTGATACATGAAACTATTTTCTAGTGCAGAGTGAAAACCTGTTGAAGATTCCCTAAGCTTTCCACTTGCTAAGAAGGGCTATTAGCCTGTTAATCCATATTAGAGCGCATACACTATGCTGTGTGGAGGATGGACGAAGGCAACGATACACACTGGAGGTATTACAATGtgctgaaagaaaatgaaagataaaGATCGACTATTCCCACATGAAAGAAATTGAAGATTAACTATTATACTTTTATATCTACAGACTATAGACGGGAGAATTTGATTGCGTacgtatttgtgtgtgtgtgtgtgtgtgtgtgtatgtgtgtgtgtgtgtgtgtgtgtgtgtgtgtgtgtgtgtgtacatactcAAATATATGAAAACACAGAAGTGAAACTGAGAAACACTGCATAAAATGTGCATTATTTGTcagtaatttaacttttttgctCTTTAGAACCTTGAGCATGTTTTTACTTAAGAGATTTACTTGGCATCTATTTAACTACAGAAATTTggcaaaaacagacatttcttCAGACCTTTATTTTTGTAACCTCTGCACTAAACTTATATTGGGACGGAAGGTTAAGCAACTTTAACATGATGTACCTATTGTCCAAACACAATTAAGTCACCTAAGATTCATCTTTTTATTCTAAACTATAAATAATCTTTGCAAGAATTATTTTAAGTGTACTCCCATGTGTGTCTTTGACATGGCTGGATTtaccatgaaaaataaaagttgttgtGACATGAGGTGTATGAACTGGAATGGTTACTTCATGAGAGTGACACTGTCTATATGACTGTACACATGATACAAATGTGATTCATTGACCTACATTGCTGCTTTCAGTTGTGTTCTGATgcatgtttgttattttttgtattccacagtaaaaacaattcaataagaattaagtttaaaaaaaaggatgtgtcaACTTTACATGCCAACTACACACAGTAATTCATCTTCTTTGTGACAGGGACAGATGTTGAAGACGATGTCCCAGGAAAGCCACACGGGAGCGTCTCCAGtcgtcctctgtcctctctgcttCGTCTCTATGTGTACGCGTTGCACGGCTGCCTCTGTGAGGTGGCCTTCACTGCTGTGTTGGACTGGTGCAGCACCCAAGACAGGAGGCTGGCGGGACACAGCAGCCTGTGGGCGCTGCCTATGTACGCCATCGCAATCTACCTCATGGAGTGCCTGAGAGGCCGGCTGCTGGCTCAGCATCTCCCACTACCTGTGCGTCTGACAGCCTACACTGCGTTCATTTACCTCTGGGAGTTCAGCTGGGGGGCAGGGCTGAGGCTGCTGGGGGCCTGTCCCTGGGACTACTCAGGTTATAGGTACAACCTCGGAGGGCTGGTGACACTAGAGTATGCACTACCCTGGACTGTGGCTGCCTTTGTAGCAGAGCAGCATGTGATCAGGAACACTCTGAGGATAAGACTGCACAACTGAACTAATATCACTGTGATCTGGATTACGTGCTTCCAACAACAGCCACAAAGTATTTTATGAAAATTGTTTTTAGGATCAATACCCCACAGTTGtgagtttttgacattttgatattaaaaaaaaattggtgaTCATACTGAACCTCTGTGAGCTGTCCTATATAAAATCTGACACATTTCTTACACACTGAattattatttgacatttgagaAATAAGACTAATATGCCCTTGCGAAGAGTAAGATGAGAAaatcataaatatgaataataaatatgaagctacagtcaGAAGACTGCTAATTTAACACAAATCTACAGAGCAACAGGAAACAGCATGGACAAAAAGCAGactataaaaacaacaaatgatgGTTTTATAAGTTATAAGGAGTTGTGTTTCCAGTGAATTTGACCTACCTGTGTGCCTTTATCTGTAATTGCACCCATTACTGGAACACAGTTTTATATTTCAGTGGGAAAATACCTTCTATTGTGTCTCATAAGTCAGCAATGTAATCTGGCCCAGACTCAGACAGATATGGGTTTTTGGGGAAAGGGCCAGAGAAGATATGATGTTGAACATGAAATTACAAGCTGAACTTGGCATGCCACACACAAATATCATTTTATAAGCTGACTACTGCTAAAACTTGTTGAAActtgaaagtgaaaaaatgttaaatcataAAACAGTGAATGTGCGTTAAGCAAAATGatcacatcacacattttttcactATAGATATTTATTCAATAATATAGATGTTgatatattcattatatatttCCGTGAAAAAATTAACTTACACAACTACTACAAAGTGCAATTCACAGTTTTAGCTTCAGCAGCTTCTGGTATTTATCAATAGGGTCAAAGTTCACTTGCATTAACACATAACAGAATCCTCTTTAAGAAATGAGGGTGTGATTTACAACACTCACTATATGTAATGATATGCAGTCTATCAGATCCAGATAGTGAGTGTTGTAGTAGTAGAGTCGGACACTTTGATTTTGTATAGGTGCAGAATAGGAGTTATCCTCCCCACAtatacaacatactgtatatataatgtgCCAAAGCTCAGGATCTTTTCCGCTCAGGGTTTTGAGCCACGAACAGTGCAACAGTCCCCTCATCTCTCTGCCACCTGTAcctagaaaagaaaaagacgtGAAATAAGTTTTTTACTGCCAAATCACTTCCTTTTAAAACTCCCCCTTAATGGGAATATTTTGGAATTGCAACACATTTTGCAACAGGAAGCGTTTATTCATAATAATGACTCACTGGCTCTGTTCAGGAATGATTAAACTGTCTCCTGCAGAAAGAGTAAACTCCTGCTCATTCATAGTTACTCTTGATGATCCCTCCTGAtggataaagagagaaaagaagaatttaaaaaaaagattggttGAGTGGAAACAAAGGATTTAGACATGTATCCATATGTATGGACTGCAGCATCTAAACAGCACTGACAGACTGCTGGTACAGTATGACCTAAAGAACAAACAGCACATATAGAAGACGTACCATCTGCCAAATCCATGCATCACTTTGCCGTAATGACATCTCTGTTAACCCGGGTCCAAACAGCATGGCCTGTGAGGAtcataagatagatatatagatacttCATTGATCCTTCACAGGAAATTGCTTGGTTTACAGCAGCAACATCAACAGTTAAGACAGCCACACAtaacatcacatagaaacaTATCTCTGACTATCCAgtggaaaaaactaaaaacacttatataataataaaatgctcATTGTGCAAAAGGTGCACTGCAATAtctaaaaaagatttaaaagcaCACAGTCTAGAATAAAACTACAGACATTACTTCCCcattattgtttgtttgcattttcTGTATCTAGATCATCACCTACAGCACAGTCCTAGTAATATGTGCTTGgaatgtttgatttgaaaaagaacacattttaattatccGTTAACTCCCACTCCCCTTTCACCTGTTTCACTCTGTGGACGTTTCTCATTTTGAATTTGGGTCTTTCCCAATCGATGATCACAGAGGTGTGGTGAAAATTATAAGTGAAAGTTTTGACAGCATTGTTGGTGCAAATCCAAAAAGTTTATCTCTGCCTGGTTACTACAGTTACATTCAAATCAAGCACACCTGCAGAGCAGCCTCCCCACACTAAACTGACATAACTGAACATGAACTGCATGCTTTAACTGCGAGACTGGTGTTTTAATGCTGTAATGAATCATGTGTCAAGTGAAAACATCagatataaaacatttgcataaaaTCGTTGGTAGAGGAGATGCAGAGATGTTGGCGACAGGAAACAGTCGCTCTGCCATCATCTCACAcagatttattttgaaagagcCAATGAGGAAACTCCAACACCTAACCAGCTGACCAATGtagtaacttcatcactcagtcactccGTCACGCACAATTATGGTTATAGTCCAGCCAAAAACCATATCACAGACAAATTATTATACCTAgcagagtatgtgtgtgtgtgtgtgtgtgtgtgtgtgtgtgtgtgtgtgtgtgtgtgtgtatatataatgaaACATATCTGCAGGAgaactttaaatatttcaattttgAAGTGTCACGTGATGTACCCTGTTCacagatttcatatttccaGGTAAACCCAAAGTCATGGTTTGAAATTTGACAGAAGAATATGTAAGTTTCAATAATTATCAACACAATTAAAAATTGTAATGCTACCTCTGAAACCACATTTGCTAATGTGGTTTCATGTGGTTTCATGTCCTCGTACCTCTGTCTCAAACTGAGCTCCGAACATGTCGATGGGCCTGCCGCTGGACAGGAACGGCCTCTGTTTCTCCAGCCAGTCCTTAAAGCAGAAGGGTGACATCACATTCAAGGTGTTCATCTGGAACGGAGGCTCCCTGAAGACGTCATCTGTTCAACCAAAGACAATTGTGAagctattttaaaaatgtatacgGTCCTGGAATGAACAATACAAgaaatccccccaaaaaactcACTTGGATCAGGTTTCCCTGTTCTGTGCTGGTTTGATGCCAAGAACCTGCCAGGAAGACATCAATCAAGAACAAGAAAGtgcatgaaaacaaatgaagaaagaTGAGGactgtgtttaactgtgtatGAAGAGAGAATGTGTCTTACTCTTTGATTATCGGCACGAGCTGGGTCCCTAGATTCTCACAGTTGAACCATTTCTCAAACAGGATGTTGGTGGTGTTGTCCACATAGTACCTGAAGGCACCAACACACTTAAGTGTTAATGCTGGCTTTGAGCACTATTGATTAAAAGCATGAATcctgtggtttatttggtaaaTGTGTTCTTTTGAGAATAGGAAGTCTTTGTATTGCACAACTTTATATTCATATtgatttcctgttttctctctaaATCTGTTGCTGTGGTTTTCCTGTCATACATTGCTAAACATTTTGAGAGAAGACGAGAGAAGAATAGTTAACCTGAGGCAGTCAGTCTCAGTCAGCAGCCGTCTCCTCTCCACCACCAGTCCCACGGTGTTGGCCTGTCTCTGGGGGGAGTGGGGGATCCGAGCTGGCAGCAGGAACATCTAAGAACGGTGAGAGAAATGTTCATCATCCAACCTTTACTGACCAAATCGCACTGGAGCATCTTATTCTCATGTGGAGTATATACAAGCATTTGAGAACTCACCTCGCCCTCTTTGATGTGTACATCCTTGTGTTTGCCATTTTCAATCACCTTCAGACACATGTCCCCCTTCAGCTGGTAAAACAGCTATTTGAAACAGAGAGGGTTAGTAAAGTGTCAACTAGAACCGATAACACCACATCTTTTAAGTATCTCAcatgattaaaaataatattcaggGAAGTAGCAGAAAATTATGACATCTTTGAAACTGTTACTCAAGTGCCACTGTTGCATGTCAGCTGACCACTTTGACAGCAAAGGATGCCAGCAACAATAGGACCCAGACAGAGTAAATAGAGGTAATACTGCAACGTAGTGCTGGAGTTTGCCCTCATTGGTGGGGGAAGAGTTCAGCTTTAACAGGGGGCCATTCAATGGGGAACTAGAAGTGGGGACTCACCTGTGATGTAAAGGATATTAGAGTAATTGTGAAATTGAAGGCTCAATTAACAGCCTCTGTTATGCtcacaattaataaaacattaattatattatGCTCATAAAGTAATTCACGTTTTTTGTACTTAAGCCAAGTTTGCACGTTAATGATTGAAGTGAAACcttgtgaataaataaataaatagataaatgagTGCTGCTTGTttacctcctctccttcttctatATGGTAATCCTTCCTGGTGTTAGGACCTCCTACAAACATTATGTTCAGCTGGGAAAAGTgcctgaaagagagaaaacaagcatGTACTGACAAGCATGTACTGACACTCATGTACTCactgtatgttttcatgtgGTCATGTGCTATCCATTAGTCGCTCATTTGACTATTAAAGGAAATTGCACTCTTGTTGTGATTTGCAGAGATTAAcaacctgaaaacacactgcaatTACACACAAATGAACTATGCAGCTAATATGAAAGAACAGGTGATTACTCACATGAGCTTGTTGCACACTGGTGGCAGGAAGGCATTCTGGTTCTCTGCAATCCAGTTTTCCACATTCACAAGAAGAGGATTGTTGCTCATTGTTAAAATCTCTTCAGACTCTCTGCTGCACTATTCAACCACTCTGAACAGTCTGCTTTAACTAGATTAAACAATCTGACTGACACTCTGACACTGAAAGTCCAAAAAGCAGAAGTGTGTGTAGGCGTGGGGAGGAGTTCTGTGTTGTAGGCCGGTGAAAGGTTGAATCAGCAGTTACAATCAGTAACAGAGTTGTCCTGCAGAGACCCCGTTGCAACAATCATGAATCCAAGCTGGAAACTGATATTGTGACTTCTTATTAGGATTTCTTGTGGAAAGCATTCATAGAGGTACAGAAGGATGTAGAACCTGAAGGTCATTATGCTATGAGTAATTCCTGTGAGACAATAACATACAAACACTAGATAAGCAAAAAGCAGAGCACTGTAATGTATTAGATGgttatttaaagaataaaagttTAAACCTATTATTTAGCCTACTATACATATCAAGATGTACATTCTCATTTTTAGGATATATGCTGTCATAAAAACAGTGTTTAGAAAAGAGCACATTAACCAATTACAACTAATTTTCATATTTAGTCTAAAACATGTCccttaaatacatacatttaacataaaacacactatagttatttatattatatatatttgttgcTAGGTTTTAGGTTTGTTTGGTATTAACATGAGAAATGAGAATACCACAATAGGATTTTACTTTGGGGTATCTTTACATTAGATGCAATTATTTAAACTGTCCACTAGATGCAGCTGTTTAACCTGCTAAGATTAGATAAAGCAACAAGTTTTCTAGTAACTCAACTCATGATAGACAACTTGCAACTTGCAGTGTAAtattgaaaatatattcatataacgTATATTCTTATTGAATGTGACTAACAGCATGTGACTGCTAACAAGGACAAACAGTGGAATTAATACCTGCCTTCCGTTATTTATGCAGAGCAATAGCTTAACAACTCACAATGATATATGGTAATGCTATGCATCAGTGGTGTAATGcatgtgtggatgagtgaagtGTGGGTTGTAGGGGtcaaagaaaataacaaaaggTAACTAATCCGAAGGGAAGTCGATGTGGAAGTCTGCTCAGCAAAAGAGGACACTGCAAGGACAACAGCACCTTTTATCTCCTGAAGACACTCCCTCTTCAGGTGCAGACAACCGTCTTTATAGACAGatctatagatatatagatagaggACCGCCACAATTCCTGTTTTCATAATGAAAATATCTGGCTATTTTACTTTGACTGCTGCCAAATTACCAGACAAATTCTGATTCTTAACTGAATACATACATTAGATATTTAGATGACTCACAGTTTGAGTTAAAGAAGTAACCTTTTGTCAGCTTTTATCTGTTATCAGTAGGGTATGCTTTGTTGGAGGGAAAAATGACCTCCGGGTCCAaattaatagtaataaaaagagAGGACATTTAAGGACTCCTGGGGAAAACCCTGACAGCAACAATGTAAAGAAGGATGAGGGCAAAAGTTGCCATCCTCAACATGTATATACTAAACTCATCCAAAGAAGCTCCTCAGGCGTTCTTTTGCTACCTCTACTATTTCATCCAGATTCATTTTTTACTTACACAGTGCTTTGAATTTATCGTTGCAATCATTTGCTGATGTTATTCTCTGATAATTGATAAAATTAAGACACTGAGGGAAGAAGACAACATCAATGAGCCTTTTTGTATTTACAACAGTTTAATGACAGTGTAAAATATGTCTTTATCACCATCTCCACATTTTATTAGTTGCTAGTTATCAGCCCCAGAACATTACATATCGATGCATCTGCAattgaatttagtttttatttcacatatttattttgttttcattaattgATCCTACTTTTTGGTGAAGGTACTCccaataaacacaacacagtgaTTATTATGatctatgtgtttttttcttttgttgttgttcttcttcttcttcttcttcttcttcttctcgaGTTTTAATGGTAATTGGCAAACCTTAAAGGTGTatttaccgccacctactggactaCAGAGTGAAACAGCATAtaagcagaaaaaaatacattctctCCATTATTCCTGTTACTTCTTGAGTAATTCCTTAGAAGATTGCGTACTTGGTGTCTTGCCTAGCATATTCCCTAgtgtaatattgtgtttttcactACTTAGTACAGATATGAattcccttctttcttcatcATACCTGTTGCAATCTGACAGTACATGATTGGTAGTTTCC
This portion of the Scomber japonicus isolate fScoJap1 chromosome 14, fScoJap1.pri, whole genome shotgun sequence genome encodes:
- the LOC128372775 gene encoding transmembrane protein 229B-like isoform X2, encoding MEARKLNARKTQGTDVEDDVPGKPHGSVSSRPLSSLLRLYVYALHGCLCEVAFTAVLDWCSTQDRRLAGHSSLWALPMYAIAIYLMECLRGRLLAQHLPLPVRLTAYTAFIYLWEFSWGAGLRLLGACPWDYSGYRYNLGGLVTLEYALPWTVAAFVAEQHVIRNTLRIRLHN
- the LOC128372775 gene encoding transmembrane protein 229B-like isoform X1; protein product: MEARKLNARKTQGNDDQGTDVEDDVPGKPHGSVSSRPLSSLLRLYVYALHGCLCEVAFTAVLDWCSTQDRRLAGHSSLWALPMYAIAIYLMECLRGRLLAQHLPLPVRLTAYTAFIYLWEFSWGAGLRLLGACPWDYSGYRYNLGGLVTLEYALPWTVAAFVAEQHVIRNTLRIRLHN
- the haao gene encoding 3-hydroxyanthranilate 3,4-dioxygenase, whose translation is MSNNPLLVNVENWIAENQNAFLPPVCNKLMHFSQLNIMFVGGPNTRKDYHIEEGEELFYQLKGDMCLKVIENGKHKDVHIKEGEMFLLPARIPHSPQRQANTVGLVVERRRLLTETDCLRYYVDNTTNILFEKWFNCENLGTQLVPIIKEFLASNQHRTGKPDPNDVFREPPFQMNTLNVMSPFCFKDWLEKQRPFLSSGRPIDMFGAQFETEAMLFGPGLTEMSLRQSDAWIWQMEGSSRVTMNEQEFTLSAGDSLIIPEQSQYRWQRDEGTVALFVAQNPERKRS